From one Humulus lupulus chromosome 8, drHumLupu1.1, whole genome shotgun sequence genomic stretch:
- the LOC133797973 gene encoding uncharacterized protein LOC133797973 — translation MVESSKKQTKGLISEEEISTLLHRYSATTVLTLLHEVSNCSDLKIDWNALVEKTSTGISNANEYQMLWRHLAYRQSLLETFENGAGAQPMDDDSDLEYELEAFPTLSGEPLAEAAACVKVLIASGSSSDSIPCGSTVEAPLTINIPNVQSSRALEQSSCSMQGTNITVPVSVQKQPVPSATIADQDMNGLAGGNLHRRKRKPWSEAEDLELIAAVQKCGEGNWANILRGDFKGDRTASQLSQRWAIIRKRHGNLNLGGHSNGTQLSEAQLAARHAVSLALNMPVKGLAAGATTTNNSAVTNSINNSVGTNGTKNSLATGASETLMGGCGFLQSQKQAQEHLTSKPSPVGSLGPTAKPRLPLKKPVLKSSPSSDAMVRATAVAAGARIASPSDAASLLKAAQAKNAVHIMPSGIGSIKATSGMSTLSEGHPNVHYIRTGLASAPISTYSVATPSAPSISSVKAIPPAVQHTPTINAQSDVSSKQKNDVSYTPPVCEVPSKQAIKTEEITMSELGPSMKEQMQGDRACISSNSMGEVVKENKVTSPDSKVGINGTSESLVSPVNVTSSLNDQVIADIQPKNRESEKDIEMMSSVARAGENDDVVEEDGENQNMDKMEEDPSVAKADACSEKLETVCKEADTNS, via the exons ATGGTTGAGAGCTCGAAGAAACAGACGAAGGGTTTGATCAGCGAAGAAGAGATTTCCACTCTCTtacatag GTATTCGGCAACAACGGTGTTGACATTACTTCATGAAGTATCAAACTGTTCAGATTTGAAGATTGATTGGAATGCGTTGGTGGAGAAGACATCGACTGGGATTTCTAATGCCAATGAGTATCAGATGCTGTGGCGCCATTTAGCTTATCGCCAATCTTTGCTTGAAACTTTTGAAAATGGAGCAGGAGCTCAACCTATG GATGATGATAGTGACTTGGAGTATGAGTTGGAAGCTTTCCCTACTCTTAGCGGTGAACCTCTAGCTGAGGCTGCAGCATGCGTGAAG GTGTTGATTGCATCTGGATCATCAAGTGACTCCATCCCTTGTGGCTCAACAGTTGAGGCACCTTTGACCATAAATATACCAAATGTCCAGTCTTCTAGAGCTTTAGAACAATCAAGTTGTTCCATGCAAGGGACAAATATTACAGTTCCAGTGTCGGTCCAGAAGCAACCTGTACCTTCAGCAACAATTGCTGACCAAGATATGAATGGATTAGCTGGTGGCAACTTGCATAGGAGGAAGAGAAAACCATGGTCCGAGGCTGAAGATTTGGAACTTATTGCTGCTGTGCAGAAATGTGGTGAAGGGAATTGGGCAAATATCTTAAGAGGAGACTTCAAGGGCGACCGAACCGCCTCACAACTTTCTCAG AGGTGGGCCATCATTAGAAAgagacatgggaacttgaatctgGGAGGCCATTCAAACGGGACCCAACTTTCTGAGGCCCAGCTGGCAGCTCGTCATGCAGTATCCCTAGCCCTGAATATGCCAGTTAAAGGCCTAGCAG CTGGAGCTACGACTACTAATAACTCAGCTGTTACAAATTCCATCAATAACTCAGTCGGGACAAATGGAACTAAAAATTCTCTTGCTACCGGTGCTTCTGAAACTTTAATGGGTGGCTGCGGCTTTTTACAATCACAAAAGcaggctcaagaacacctcacATCAAAACCATCTCCAGTGGGGTCACTGGGTCCCACAGCAAAACCTCGATTACCCCTTAAAAAGCCTGTCTTGAAATCTTCTCCAAGTTCAGATGCCATGGTAAGAGCCACTGCTGTAGCTGCTGGGGCACGCATTGCTTCTCCATCAGATGCTGCTTCTTTGCTCAAGGCTGCTCAGGCAAAGAATGCTGTGCATATTATGCCCTCAGGCATTGGTTCTATCAAGGCCACCAGTGGCATGTCCACCCTCTCGGAGGGTCATCCTAATGTACACTATATCCGTACTGGCCTAGCATCTGCACCAATTTCCACATACTCTGTTGCCACACCTAGTGCTCCATCCATTAGTTCAGTTAAAGCCATTCCCCCTGCAGTTCAGCATACTCCAACTATTAATGCCCAATCAGATGTATCTTCTAAGCAGAAAAATGATGTGAGCTATACTCCTCCGGTCTGCGAAGTTCCCTCAAAACAAGCCATTAAGACAGAAGAAATAACAATGTCTGAATTGGGGCCTTCCATGAAAGAGCAAATGCAGGGTGATCGAGCTTGTATCTCTTCTAATTCTATGGGTGAAGTAGTCAAAGAAAATAAAGTGACATCACCAGATTCCAAGGTTGGGATAAATGGTACATCAGAGAGTTTGGTTAGTCCAGTGAATGTGACATCATCTTTGAATGATCAAGTTATTGCAGACATCCAACCAAAAAATAGGGAAAGTGAGAAGGATATTGAAATGATGAGTTCAGTAGCTAGAGCAGGTGAGAATGATGATGTTGTTGAGGAAGATGGTGAGAATCAAAACATGGATAAGATGGAGGAAGATCCATCGGTAGCGAAGGCAGATGCCTGCAGTGAGAAATTGGAGACTGTATGCAAAGAAGCTGACACTAATAGTTGA